In candidate division WOR-3 bacterium, one DNA window encodes the following:
- the panB gene encoding 3-methyl-2-oxobutanoate hydroxymethyltransferase, which translates to MITTETILQMKKNKEKIVCLTAYDYPTARILDEVGIEIILVGDSAANVVAGEKNTLPITVPEMVYHTRIVARAVKRAMVITDMPFLSYQCGIEEAVKNAGRFLKVGATGVKIEGAGPMLKTIERLVQIGIPVMGHLGLTPQSIHKFGGYKLRGKSKEEAEQIMKDAKRLESAGCFAVVLEKIPTKLAKKITRMLKIPTIGIGAGPFCDGQILVLHDMLGFYEEFKPKFVKQYAHLGREIRRAVKEYITEVKKGFFPDKEHSFE; encoded by the coding sequence ATGATCACTACGGAAACAATTCTCCAGATGAAAAAAAATAAAGAAAAGATTGTCTGTCTAACCGCCTACGATTATCCCACCGCCAGGATACTTGATGAGGTAGGTATTGAGATAATCCTGGTGGGTGATTCAGCAGCTAATGTGGTGGCAGGAGAAAAGAACACCCTGCCCATCACCGTGCCCGAGATGGTTTATCATACCAGAATTGTTGCCCGGGCAGTCAAGAGGGCGATGGTGATTACGGATATGCCTTTCTTATCATATCAATGCGGCATTGAGGAGGCGGTAAAAAATGCCGGTAGATTTTTGAAGGTGGGGGCAACGGGAGTTAAGATTGAAGGCGCGGGTCCAATGCTCAAGACGATCGAACGGTTAGTCCAGATCGGCATACCCGTGATGGGTCATCTGGGATTAACACCGCAGTCAATTCATAAATTCGGTGGGTATAAATTAAGGGGGAAGAGTAAGGAAGAAGCAGAACAAATAATGAAAGACGCCAAAAGACTCGAATCCGCTGGGTGTTTTGCCGTTGTCCTGGAGAAGATACCAACAAAATTAGCGAAAAAAATTACCAGAATGTTAAAGATCCCCACGATTGGCATTGGTGCCGGACCGTTTTGTGATGGTCAGATATTGGTCCTTCACGATATGTTAGGATTCTACGAAGAATTTAAACCGAAATTTGTAAAACAATATGCCCACCTGGGCAGGGAAATAAGACGTGCTGTTAAAGAATACATCACCGAAGTAAAAAAAGGGTTCTTCCCGGATAAGGAGCATTCTTTTGAATAG
- a CDS encoding deoxynucleoside kinase codes for MKELRYIAIEGVIGAGKTTLARGLANRFHAGLILEEYDDNPFLAKFYSNPTHYAFHTQLYFLMARYRQQKKISQMDLFHSRIVSDYLFAKDRIFAEVNLTEEEFALYDKIYGLIEKEIPRPDIVVYLQAPPELLYRRIKQRDRPYERNIEYDYLVKLCEAYNEFFIHYNGSALLIVNIKNFDFLSSSDLDLIYKEIIQLRLPRKIISRE; via the coding sequence GTGAAGGAATTGAGATATATTGCGATTGAGGGCGTCATCGGCGCGGGAAAGACAACTTTAGCTCGGGGACTGGCGAATAGATTCCATGCGGGATTGATACTTGAAGAATATGATGATAATCCCTTTTTAGCCAAATTTTATTCTAATCCGACGCATTATGCGTTCCACACCCAGTTGTATTTTCTTATGGCCCGCTATCGTCAGCAAAAAAAAATCAGCCAGATGGATCTTTTTCATTCCCGAATTGTAAGTGATTATCTTTTTGCCAAAGACCGAATCTTTGCCGAGGTCAACCTGACCGAGGAAGAATTTGCCCTCTATGATAAAATCTACGGTCTTATTGAAAAAGAAATCCCTCGTCCTGATATCGTTGTCTACCTCCAAGCCCCACCAGAATTGCTCTATCGAAGAATAAAACAGCGAGACCGTCCTTATGAGCGAAACATTGAATATGATTACCTCGTAAAATTATGCGAGGCATATAATGAATTTTTTATTCACTACAATGGTAGCGCCCTTTTGATTGTGAATATCAAAAACTTTGATTTTCTTTCCAGCAGCGATTTGGATTTAATCTACAAAGAGATAATTCAGTTAAGGTTGCCGAGAAAGATAATTTCACGCGAATGA
- a CDS encoding citrate (Si)-synthase — MEIIKLKLKEKIPVWREEIKNLVKNYGDKVISEVTVSQAYGGMRGVKALICDTSEVPPDKGLIIREIPIAQLKNKLPEEVLYLLIVGELPDKEATEMVKKDLKRRSKVPEYVWDVLKALPKDSHPMAMFSLAILAMERESLFRKKYTEGLKKEEYWEWTLEDSLNLIAKLPAIAAGIYRMRFNKGPIIESDPNLDWAGDYAHMLGIPDPTGEFKNLMRLYMVLHSDHESGNVSAHTCHCVGSALSDPYYAVSAGLNGLAGPLHGLANQECLAWIIKLKEKFGGVPSEQDLRQFAWETLNSGQVIPGYGHAVLRITDPRFEAFHEFGARVCPDDELYQIVARVFKVVPEVLKEQGKVKDPWPNVDAASGCLLYHFGLTEFEYYTVLFGVSRAMGMCAQLIVSRALGEPIERPKSVTTKWVKETVIKS; from the coding sequence ATGGAGATAATTAAATTAAAACTTAAAGAGAAAATTCCGGTATGGCGTGAGGAGATAAAAAACCTGGTAAAAAACTATGGCGATAAAGTGATTTCGGAAGTGACCGTGAGCCAGGCTTACGGAGGAATGCGTGGGGTAAAAGCACTCATCTGTGATACCTCTGAGGTACCTCCGGACAAAGGTTTAATCATTCGGGAAATTCCCATCGCCCAGTTAAAAAATAAACTACCTGAGGAGGTTTTATATCTGCTCATCGTCGGGGAACTGCCCGATAAGGAAGCTACGGAGATGGTAAAGAAAGACCTAAAAAGGCGTTCCAAGGTTCCGGAATATGTCTGGGATGTACTCAAGGCATTACCTAAGGATTCTCATCCCATGGCGATGTTCAGTCTCGCGATCTTGGCTATGGAACGCGAATCGCTGTTCAGGAAGAAATATACAGAAGGGTTGAAAAAAGAGGAATACTGGGAATGGACTCTTGAGGATTCATTGAATCTTATTGCCAAATTGCCGGCTATTGCTGCGGGCATCTATCGGATGAGATTTAATAAAGGTCCGATCATTGAATCGGATCCTAATCTTGATTGGGCAGGTGATTATGCCCACATGCTGGGAATTCCTGATCCCACTGGTGAATTTAAAAATCTGATGCGGCTTTATATGGTCTTACATTCCGACCATGAGAGTGGCAATGTGAGTGCCCATACCTGTCATTGTGTCGGTTCAGCTTTATCCGATCCTTACTATGCGGTTTCTGCTGGTTTAAATGGATTAGCCGGACCTCTCCATGGTCTTGCCAATCAGGAATGTCTTGCTTGGATCATCAAATTGAAAGAAAAATTTGGTGGGGTGCCGAGTGAACAGGATTTACGCCAGTTTGCCTGGGAGACTTTAAATTCCGGACAGGTGATTCCTGGATACGGACATGCGGTTTTACGTATCACCGATCCCCGGTTTGAAGCATTCCACGAATTTGGTGCCCGAGTTTGCCCGGATGATGAGCTCTATCAAATCGTTGCCCGGGTATTTAAAGTGGTTCCGGAGGTCTTAAAAGAACAAGGTAAAGTAAAAGACCCCTGGCCCAATGTGGATGCAGCTTCGGGCTGTTTGCTTTATCATTTTGGACTGACCGAATTTGAGTATTACACCGTCCTTTTTGGAGTTTCCCGGGCGATGGGAATGTGCGCGCAGTTGATTGTAAGCCGGGCATTGGGTGAGCCGATTGAAAGACCAAAATCGGTGACTACCAAGTGGGTTAAAGAGACGGTCATAAAATCTTGA
- a CDS encoding S8 family serine peptidase translates to MKTFSILLLFILIIPGFALISPELKNVIARASPSDFIPVDIVFKKQMDLNELTKAVEGLPKPERRARTAEILRAYSLENQKPILEYLGRMEKQNKVKNVVSIWIVNAIYCETTRDVIAELDNQRGIFYIDYDLKPIELEKPNYTIAPADKTSKEREIAWGVSKINAPAVWALGYTGQGIVVGIIDTGVNYNHVDLADHIWTDPNYPNHGWNFELNNNDPMDVNGHGTHCAGSVASDGTAGSQCGVAPDAQMLCCRVRTVADTTAENQVWQAMQFVVSPPLSPTHGGDLITMSLGWRYAWSPRVATWRTACNNVGAAGIVMVVAAGNERGLDLPPYALRCPGSVPSPWRHPQNGATGALSNVISVGATDINDAIASFSSPGPVTWDTVTGYNDYPYPPGLTKPDVSAPGVNIKSCAYNNNTGYLDGWSGTSMATPHVAGTVALMLQKNPYLTRREIDSILQVTAVDLGPSGKDNDFGAGRIDALAAVNATPFPGTPFTPTIIAPFNYAKFATLNPIFKLTTTDPQNDMVKYRIYWSTDTAFTNQDSITTGLYPSGATITYTLPVSLNNNTTYWWKVKAADSTTSGMWSAPTARRSFTIKTDIPSGTCSWFQTTYAQFLGCTFNGTQVQGDSVVLVPVGYVEDTLLTANFESGMPAGWSWVDGNNDGYRWTTGTTTDLGSYTPPNYGTAYAYYSDDDAGNGVINYNEELISPKVYIPPTATNLRIRYGYGFRVYETGEKLRVKFRKRTGGTWTSWTNIAEYTTSVNGTADIDLTSQLPCDSVQFEWFFSDSTASSHWGWACATDNVILSYSYTYQNNSGVLYSPPVVYSELSKTYARSRWGDIIWRKATGGDSIGIQVEYYTGSTWQLVPNSIIPGNSTGKFSHNAVDTVKLDLMTDTVTYNTIRLKGLFYRITRSPNNPALLDWEVGNLSSYVGISESCSKSGISHLAFSQNPFTGKLLIYYLLPEGEPSATMKIFDATGRLVREWTYSELNRKTSILWDGKDADGRNLPAGIYFVQLETENQRVVEKIVMLK, encoded by the coding sequence ATGAAGACCTTTAGCATTCTATTATTGTTTATTCTGATAATTCCGGGCTTTGCATTAATAAGTCCGGAACTTAAGAATGTTATCGCCCGTGCCAGTCCATCAGATTTCATTCCAGTTGATATCGTCTTCAAAAAACAGATGGATTTGAATGAACTGACGAAGGCAGTTGAAGGGCTACCAAAACCCGAAAGAAGGGCAAGGACTGCCGAGATACTGCGTGCTTATTCGCTGGAAAACCAGAAACCAATCCTTGAATATCTAGGGCGGATGGAAAAACAGAATAAGGTGAAGAATGTTGTTTCAATCTGGATTGTAAATGCTATCTATTGTGAAACAACAAGAGATGTGATTGCCGAACTTGATAACCAAAGAGGTATTTTCTACATTGATTATGATCTAAAGCCTATTGAATTAGAAAAGCCAAATTACACAATCGCCCCTGCCGATAAGACTTCAAAAGAAAGGGAAATTGCCTGGGGTGTGAGTAAGATCAATGCACCAGCAGTATGGGCGCTGGGCTATACGGGTCAGGGCATTGTTGTCGGTATCATTGATACCGGAGTGAATTACAATCATGTTGACCTTGCTGACCATATCTGGACGGATCCGAATTATCCAAACCATGGATGGAATTTTGAATTGAATAATAACGACCCGATGGATGTCAATGGACATGGCACCCATTGTGCAGGGTCAGTAGCCTCAGATGGCACCGCTGGCTCGCAGTGTGGCGTAGCACCAGATGCCCAGATGCTGTGCTGCCGTGTGAGAACAGTGGCAGATACAACTGCCGAGAACCAAGTCTGGCAGGCAATGCAGTTCGTCGTTTCGCCGCCACTTTCACCAACCCATGGTGGTGATTTGATAACAATGTCCCTGGGCTGGCGTTATGCCTGGTCACCAAGGGTTGCGACCTGGCGCACCGCCTGTAACAATGTCGGTGCTGCAGGGATTGTGATGGTAGTTGCTGCCGGTAATGAAAGAGGCCTTGACCTTCCACCTTATGCCCTGAGATGTCCGGGCAGTGTTCCTTCACCCTGGCGTCATCCCCAAAACGGCGCCACTGGTGCATTATCAAATGTTATCAGCGTGGGGGCAACCGATATTAACGACGCAATCGCCTCTTTTTCGTCACCAGGACCTGTGACATGGGATACGGTTACAGGATACAATGATTATCCCTATCCCCCAGGGTTAACCAAGCCTGATGTTTCAGCACCTGGCGTGAATATCAAATCCTGCGCCTATAATAATAATACTGGCTACCTTGACGGCTGGAGTGGAACTTCAATGGCGACACCACATGTTGCAGGAACTGTAGCATTGATGCTTCAGAAGAATCCATATCTTACCCGCCGTGAGATAGATAGTATTCTCCAGGTTACTGCTGTTGACCTTGGTCCTTCAGGAAAGGATAATGATTTTGGTGCGGGTAGGATTGATGCATTGGCTGCCGTCAATGCAACACCATTCCCTGGCACACCATTTACTCCTACAATCATTGCTCCATTCAACTACGCAAAATTTGCAACCTTGAACCCGATTTTTAAACTTACAACTACAGATCCGCAGAATGATATGGTAAAATACAGAATCTACTGGTCAACTGATACCGCATTTACAAACCAGGATAGTATAACAACCGGACTATATCCAAGTGGTGCAACTATCACCTATACCCTGCCTGTTTCTTTAAACAACAACACTACTTATTGGTGGAAAGTTAAAGCCGCTGATTCAACTACAAGTGGAATGTGGTCTGCACCTACTGCACGAAGGTCTTTCACAATAAAGACTGATATACCATCTGGAACTTGTTCCTGGTTCCAAACAACCTATGCACAATTCTTAGGTTGTACATTCAATGGCACACAGGTTCAGGGTGATAGTGTAGTGCTTGTGCCAGTAGGTTATGTAGAAGATACCCTCCTTACTGCTAATTTTGAATCCGGAATGCCTGCAGGCTGGAGCTGGGTTGATGGCAATAATGATGGATACCGTTGGACAACAGGTACAACGACCGATTTGGGTTCTTACACTCCACCCAACTATGGCACTGCCTATGCATACTATTCAGATGATGATGCGGGTAACGGTGTGATCAACTATAATGAGGAGCTGATTTCACCCAAGGTCTATATTCCTCCAACTGCCACAAACTTACGAATTCGTTATGGATATGGATTTAGAGTCTATGAGACCGGTGAAAAACTCCGTGTAAAATTCCGCAAAAGAACCGGTGGCACCTGGACAAGCTGGACAAATATTGCTGAATATACCACCAGTGTTAACGGGACTGCCGACATTGACCTAACTTCCCAATTACCTTGCGATTCTGTCCAGTTTGAGTGGTTCTTCAGTGATAGTACCGCATCATCTCACTGGGGCTGGGCATGCGCAACCGATAATGTGATTCTCTCCTACTCTTACACTTACCAGAACAATTCAGGTGTCCTATATAGCCCACCAGTCGTCTATTCCGAGCTTTCAAAAACCTATGCCCGTTCACGCTGGGGCGATATTATCTGGCGCAAGGCAACTGGTGGCGATTCCATAGGTATTCAGGTTGAATATTACACCGGTTCTACCTGGCAATTAGTTCCTAACTCCATCATTCCTGGTAATTCAACCGGAAAATTCAGCCACAATGCGGTTGATACGGTCAAATTAGACCTGATGACTGATACTGTGACATATAACACGATAAGATTAAAAGGGCTTTTCTATCGTATCACAAGATCGCCGAACAATCCTGCATTGCTTGATTGGGAAGTCGGAAATCTTTCAAGCTATGTCGGAATCTCTGAGTCGTGCAGTAAATCAGGTATATCACACCTCGCTTTCTCTCAAAATCCATTTACTGGAAAACTCCTCATATATTATTTATTGCCAGAAGGAGAACCATCAGCAACCATGAAGATCTTTGATGCAACCGGCAGACTTGTCCGGGAATGGACTTACTCTGAGCTCAATCGGAAAACATCTATCCTGTGGGATGGAAAAGATGCTGATGGACGTAATCTGCCCGCGGGTATCTACTTTGTCCAACTTGAGACTGAGAATCAAAGAGTCGTGGAAAAGATAGTGATGCTAAAATAA
- a CDS encoding 3-isopropylmalate dehydratase large subunit produces the protein MGKTLAEKILSEKSGQDARAGQIVIARVDVAAFQDGTGPLGVRQIQKLKIEKVRAPKSIVFIDHAAPSPRKELSNDHMLLRSFCAQSGAILSDVGEGVIHQRLVESYVKPGDVVIGADSHTCTSGALCAFATGMGSTDVAIGMAMGRTWFKVPETYRIEVKGKFQPGVGAKDLILYIIGTLGADGATYKALEFGGEAIDNMSMESRFTLANMAVEAGAKTGLIASDKVTREYLKKMGRLKDWRPIVPDKDANYEKVIEIDASKLEPQVACPHTVDNTKPVKELKGTKVHQVFIGTCTNGRIEDLKIAANILRGKKVAPGVRLIVVPASRMIFLEALKLGLLEIFVRAGGIILGPGCGPCVGVHEGILGDGEVCLSTANRNFKGRMGNPEGLIYLASPATAAYSAIKGVISDPREVLKKKKTKRKG, from the coding sequence ATGGGTAAAACTTTGGCGGAAAAGATTTTATCAGAAAAAAGCGGTCAGGATGCCCGGGCGGGTCAGATTGTAATTGCCCGGGTGGATGTTGCTGCTTTTCAAGACGGAACCGGTCCTCTGGGAGTGCGTCAGATTCAGAAACTTAAGATTGAAAAAGTCCGGGCACCGAAGTCAATTGTTTTCATTGACCATGCTGCTCCTTCCCCACGTAAAGAACTATCCAACGACCACATGTTATTACGCTCCTTCTGTGCTCAGTCGGGTGCGATACTTTCAGATGTTGGTGAAGGAGTGATTCACCAGCGGTTGGTGGAATCTTATGTCAAACCTGGAGATGTGGTAATCGGTGCCGATTCCCATACTTGTACTTCGGGAGCATTATGTGCCTTTGCCACGGGTATGGGTTCTACGGATGTCGCTATCGGAATGGCGATGGGCAGAACATGGTTTAAGGTGCCAGAGACTTACCGGATAGAAGTGAAAGGTAAATTTCAACCAGGGGTGGGGGCAAAAGATTTGATACTTTATATCATCGGTACGCTGGGTGCAGATGGTGCGACCTATAAAGCCCTTGAATTCGGGGGTGAGGCGATAGATAACATGTCTATGGAATCCCGGTTTACGCTTGCTAATATGGCAGTGGAAGCGGGTGCTAAGACTGGCTTAATAGCTTCGGATAAAGTCACCCGCGAGTATTTAAAGAAGATGGGTAGGTTGAAAGACTGGCGGCCTATTGTCCCGGATAAGGATGCAAATTATGAAAAAGTAATTGAGATTGATGCGAGTAAACTGGAACCCCAGGTTGCCTGCCCCCATACGGTGGATAACACCAAACCGGTTAAGGAGTTGAAGGGCACAAAGGTTCATCAGGTCTTTATTGGAACCTGCACAAACGGCCGGATTGAAGATTTAAAGATTGCAGCGAACATTTTAAGAGGCAAGAAAGTGGCACCTGGTGTAAGGTTGATAGTCGTTCCGGCTTCAAGGATGATTTTTTTAGAGGCACTGAAACTAGGACTTCTGGAAATATTTGTACGTGCTGGCGGGATTATTCTTGGACCAGGTTGTGGTCCATGTGTTGGTGTTCATGAAGGAATTCTCGGAGATGGAGAGGTTTGTCTTTCCACAGCAAATCGGAATTTTAAAGGTCGGATGGGCAATCCCGAGGGGTTGATTTATCTGGCATCACCCGCAACCGCAGCGTATTCGGCAATTAAAGGGGTTATCAGCGACCCGAGAGAAGTTTTAAAAAAGAAAAAAACAAAAAGAAAGGGGTAA
- the folK gene encoding 2-amino-4-hydroxy-6-hydroxymethyldihydropteridine diphosphokinase, producing the protein MDKIEEMAKAYLLLGTNLGKLKENLANALKLLKLHQIKILKTSKIYKTKPWGKVDQPDFLNMAVAVETSYPPHELLKMLKEIEKTMKRRDEEKWGPRIIDIDILFYEDQVINDDDLVIPHPYFFERNFAIIPLAEIAPDFIPPARDKTIKELKDEVGSEGIEIYCD; encoded by the coding sequence ATGGATAAAATTGAAGAAATGGCTAAGGCATATCTTCTGTTAGGGACCAATTTGGGGAAGCTCAAAGAAAATTTGGCTAATGCTTTAAAATTGTTAAAACTGCATCAGATAAAAATTTTGAAGACCTCAAAGATTTATAAAACCAAGCCTTGGGGAAAAGTTGACCAGCCTGATTTTTTGAATATGGCGGTAGCAGTTGAGACTTCTTACCCACCCCATGAACTTTTAAAGATGCTTAAAGAGATTGAAAAAACCATGAAGCGGCGAGATGAAGAAAAATGGGGACCACGGATAATTGATATTGATATCCTGTTTTACGAAGATCAGGTAATCAATGATGACGATTTGGTAATACCTCATCCTTATTTTTTTGAGCGGAATTTTGCCATCATACCCCTCGCCGAAATTGCACCTGACTTTATTCCACCTGCGAGGGATAAGACCATCAAAGAATTGAAAGATGAGGTAGGCAGTGAAGGAATTGAGATATATTGCGATTGA
- a CDS encoding 3-isopropylmalate dehydratase small subunit — MVLKGRAWKFGDDISTDLICPGRYFHLRSNLEELAKHVLEDADPQFVQKMSKGDFVVAGNNFGLGSSREHAPTIIKIAGVSAVLAKSFARIFYRNAINIGLPLVECDTDRIDTGDELEVDLEKGVVKNLTKNIELKVHPLPKAMINILNDGGLLAHIEKHGDFKLD; from the coding sequence ATGGTGCTCAAGGGAAGGGCTTGGAAATTCGGCGACGATATTTCAACTGATTTAATCTGTCCAGGCCGGTACTTCCATCTCCGTTCTAATCTTGAGGAACTCGCTAAGCATGTCCTGGAAGATGCTGATCCTCAATTCGTCCAGAAGATGTCCAAAGGCGACTTTGTCGTTGCCGGCAACAATTTCGGGTTGGGCAGTTCTCGGGAGCATGCTCCTACCATCATTAAAATTGCTGGAGTTAGTGCGGTGCTCGCAAAATCATTTGCCCGAATATTTTACCGGAATGCGATTAATATCGGCTTGCCACTCGTGGAGTGTGATACTGATCGGATTGATACGGGCGATGAGCTTGAAGTGGATCTTGAAAAAGGAGTAGTGAAGAATTTAACCAAAAATATTGAACTTAAAGTACATCCTTTGCCCAAGGCAATGATCAATATTCTCAATGACGGAGGGCTGTTAGCCCACATTGAGAAGCATGGCGATTTTAAATTGGATTAA
- the queF gene encoding preQ(1) synthase, with the protein MNKYSAKHAQAGLKEKLPKLEVLPNQFKNYKITIIIPEYTSVCPKTGLPDVGTITIEYEPNKYFVELKSLKMYILAYRNLGIFYENAVNRIFYDFVKAVKPRWAVVRGEFNPRGGIKTIVEVTTKKMH; encoded by the coding sequence TTGAATAAATATTCGGCAAAACATGCCCAAGCCGGATTGAAAGAGAAGTTGCCTAAACTTGAAGTTTTGCCTAATCAATTCAAGAATTATAAAATAACAATCATCATTCCCGAATACACCTCCGTGTGTCCGAAAACTGGACTGCCCGATGTCGGCACGATTACGATTGAATATGAACCGAACAAATATTTTGTGGAATTAAAATCGTTAAAAATGTATATTCTTGCCTATCGAAATTTGGGAATTTTTTATGAAAATGCGGTCAACCGAATATTTTATGACTTTGTAAAGGCAGTAAAGCCACGCTGGGCCGTAGTGCGGGGCGAATTCAATCCCCGGGGTGGAATAAAGACGATCGTGGAAGTGACGACAAAAAAAATGCATTAA
- a CDS encoding glycosyltransferase family 39 protein, translating into MVRRKNISLWIFFVIYTILSLLLFDPKLFTGGDNAVYIHLAEAIVTGKGYKNIYLPDEPSHTQYPPGFPLLLAVPFIIFGKNILLFKILIFLSGMGALAFFYLLSRKIFPENFTILISLYLSVPIFIIYNHWILSEIPFLFFSLGALYFLLKFCIRKHFLNFWLASSFAIYAFFIRTAGISLILGFLLYLILKKEYKYSIIFLALFLLFFIPWEVRNAGIPDNTGYLRQLLAKNPYQMELGTINFSDFILRLTGNLIFYTFTILPQTLLPVLNSRIITNICGLIFLLFLIIGFGKRLKNFTIFEIYFILGSGVLLAWPQVWSSDRFLLPILPVLLIYLYTGFVWLQEKLKLKYFLWVITGLMIILNVIWITSQAKIAVNNTINYLRGNKYAGYPLDWRRYFEMIEYIQENIPRDKIILARKPEFIYLLSRHKSFCYPFTTNKSEIKEALKKADYVIFDRFQWTGTTMRYLSPVIQEHPQGFEIVYRTVYPEFYLLKIKKENL; encoded by the coding sequence ATGGTACGAAGAAAAAATATTTCCCTTTGGATATTCTTCGTGATTTATACCATTTTATCACTTCTCCTCTTTGATCCCAAATTATTCACCGGTGGTGATAATGCGGTTTATATCCATCTTGCAGAAGCTATTGTTACGGGCAAAGGATATAAAAATATTTATCTACCGGATGAACCTTCACATACCCAATATCCACCGGGTTTTCCGTTGCTATTAGCAGTCCCATTTATCATTTTCGGCAAGAATATTTTACTATTTAAAATACTCATCTTCCTAAGTGGAATGGGGGCACTCGCATTCTTTTATCTTCTCAGCCGGAAAATTTTTCCTGAAAATTTTACGATTCTTATTTCTCTCTATCTTTCAGTCCCGATATTTATAATATACAACCACTGGATTCTTTCTGAAATTCCATTTTTATTTTTTTCTCTTGGTGCCTTATATTTTCTCTTGAAATTTTGCATTAGAAAGCATTTCTTAAATTTTTGGCTCGCCTCATCATTCGCCATCTATGCCTTTTTCATAAGAACCGCCGGTATCTCATTAATTCTCGGTTTTCTATTATACTTGATTTTAAAAAAAGAATACAAATATTCCATAATATTTTTAGCATTGTTTTTGCTCTTCTTTATTCCCTGGGAAGTTAGAAATGCAGGGATACCTGATAATACAGGTTATTTGAGACAACTCCTCGCCAAAAATCCGTATCAAATGGAGCTGGGTACAATAAATTTTTCGGATTTTATTCTCCGCCTTACGGGTAATCTTATATTCTACACTTTCACCATCCTCCCTCAAACCCTCTTGCCTGTTTTAAATTCTCGAATTATCACGAATATTTGTGGTTTGATATTCCTTTTGTTTTTGATAATAGGGTTTGGTAAAAGATTAAAAAATTTTACGATCTTTGAAATATACTTTATTCTCGGTTCAGGAGTTCTACTTGCCTGGCCCCAGGTTTGGTCATCGGATAGATTTCTACTCCCCATACTTCCGGTGCTATTGATTTATCTCTATACAGGTTTTGTCTGGCTCCAAGAAAAATTAAAATTAAAATATTTTTTATGGGTAATCACAGGATTAATGATTATCCTAAATGTAATCTGGATAACTTCTCAGGCGAAGATAGCGGTGAATAACACCATAAACTATCTCCGAGGCAATAAATATGCTGGCTATCCCCTTGACTGGCGTCGTTATTTTGAAATGATTGAATATATTCAGGAAAACATTCCCCGGGACAAAATTATCCTGGCGCGTAAGCCGGAATTTATTTATCTCCTTTCCCGACACAAATCATTTTGTTATCCTTTTACGACTAATAAAAGTGAAATAAAGGAAGCGCTTAAAAAAGCCGACTATGTTATCTTTGATAGGTTTCAATGGACGGGCACAACTATGCGTTATCTCTCGCCGGTGATTCAAGAGCACCCGCAGGGGTTTGAAATAGTTTATCGCACCGTTTATCCCGAGTTTTATTTGTTAAAAATAAAGAAAGAAAATCTTTAA